The Peribacillus sp. FSL P2-0133 genome has a segment encoding these proteins:
- the kynB gene encoding arylformamidase gives MGTWIDISQRLDENVAVWPGDTPFSYKVNWSKEESGSVNVGQINMSIHTGTHIDAPFHFDDDGKRVIDLDLDLYMGSARVIHLPNKTSIGVNELSSIDLQGVTRLLIRTDAWMNRSVFPQTIPHIQPELAAYLSEHGVRLIGLDLPSVDPLDSKELSAHHELAGHGIHILEGLVLDGIGPGNYELAALPLPLVEADGSPVRAVLKKLP, from the coding sequence ATGGGGACATGGATTGATATTTCACAACGTCTGGATGAAAACGTTGCAGTTTGGCCTGGAGATACACCTTTCTCATACAAAGTCAATTGGAGTAAAGAAGAAAGTGGATCTGTCAATGTAGGTCAAATCAATATGAGTATCCACACCGGTACCCATATTGATGCTCCTTTTCATTTTGATGACGATGGAAAAAGAGTGATTGATTTGGATCTCGATTTATATATGGGAAGTGCCCGAGTCATCCATTTACCTAACAAGACAAGCATCGGTGTCAATGAATTATCCAGTATAGACCTGCAAGGCGTTACACGTCTGTTAATTCGGACGGATGCATGGATGAATCGGAGTGTGTTTCCACAAACCATTCCTCATATCCAACCAGAATTAGCGGCATATCTTTCAGAACACGGCGTTCGTCTTATTGGTCTTGACTTACCATCAGTAGATCCACTGGATAGTAAAGAACTGTCTGCACATCATGAACTTGCCGGTCATGGAATTCACATTTTGGAAGGTCTTGTACTAGACGGTATAGGACCGGGTAATTATGAGTTGGCCGCCCTCCCTCTTCCATTAGTTGAAGCAGATGGAAGTCCGGTACGTGCTGTGTTGAAAAAGTTACCCTAA
- a CDS encoding LysE family translocator, which produces MENFYFFIIMCILLIILPGPDTAIATRNTVTVGTSGGFKTMFGTCCALLIHTSAAVFGLSAIIVKSALLFSIFKYVGAVYLVYIGFKTLWGLRNKQVAAAAETSVKSKYENQSCFKQGFLTNLLNPKVAVFFLTFLPQFVNPGNDTFLPFLIMGITYTVLTALWFVFYIYLLNQISAFMKKPRTQAIFEGITGTVLIGFGIKLALEKAHN; this is translated from the coding sequence ATGGAAAACTTTTATTTCTTCATCATCATGTGTATCCTTCTCATCATCTTACCTGGTCCAGATACAGCAATAGCCACAAGGAACACCGTTACCGTGGGAACGTCGGGAGGTTTTAAAACGATGTTCGGCACATGTTGTGCCCTGCTTATTCATACATCAGCTGCCGTGTTCGGACTTTCAGCAATCATTGTGAAATCCGCTTTACTATTTTCCATCTTCAAATATGTCGGTGCCGTTTACTTGGTATATATAGGCTTCAAGACCCTATGGGGATTAAGGAATAAGCAAGTGGCCGCAGCGGCGGAAACGTCCGTCAAAAGTAAGTACGAAAACCAGTCTTGCTTTAAACAAGGGTTCCTTACCAACCTGCTGAACCCTAAAGTAGCCGTCTTCTTTTTAACGTTCCTGCCTCAGTTCGTGAATCCGGGAAATGATACGTTTTTACCGTTCCTGATCATGGGCATAACGTATACCGTGTTAACTGCGTTGTGGTTTGTATTTTATATCTATCTGTTGAACCAGATCAGTGCTTTTATGAAAAAGCCTAGAACCCAAGCGATTTTCGAGGGTATAACCGGTACGGTCTTGATTGGTTTCGGGATTAAGCTAGCTCTGGAAAAAGCTCATAATTAA
- a CDS encoding MBL fold metallo-hydrolase, with amino-acid sequence MQTLQHLSKHIAYLPPVQETDRPVLAAVTGNKKTLIIDAGNSVRHAQLFKDELLRNDISGNFLVLTHSHWDHVFGLENIKIPVICQEKTYTNIKDMQQLSWEDQALDQRVEEGTEIPFCADAIKLEHGTNREITFPLPDIIFKKTMTIDLGNITCIIEHVGGDHAKDSCIIYVQEEKTLFMGDCLYANLYAEKWNYTADQASLLIKKIEAYDAETYILSHHARPCTRQEMEAELKLMKECARTVVEHHGNRDLMEQELAEELKRDLTEDELETIGFFVNGYVE; translated from the coding sequence ATGCAAACACTACAGCACCTATCGAAACATATTGCCTACCTGCCGCCAGTTCAGGAAACGGATCGCCCGGTACTTGCCGCCGTTACGGGAAACAAGAAAACTCTCATCATCGATGCCGGTAACTCTGTCCGGCATGCACAGCTCTTTAAGGACGAATTGCTTCGGAATGATATAAGCGGGAATTTCCTCGTTCTTACCCATTCACACTGGGACCATGTATTCGGGCTGGAGAATATCAAGATTCCAGTGATTTGTCAGGAAAAAACATACACAAACATTAAAGATATGCAGCAGCTTTCATGGGAAGATCAAGCCCTTGATCAACGGGTCGAAGAAGGGACGGAGATTCCCTTTTGCGCCGATGCAATCAAATTGGAACATGGGACGAATAGAGAGATTACCTTCCCCCTGCCTGATATCATCTTTAAAAAAACGATGACGATCGATCTCGGCAATATAACCTGTATCATTGAACATGTTGGCGGCGACCATGCCAAAGATTCCTGCATCATTTATGTACAAGAGGAAAAAACACTATTTATGGGAGACTGCCTTTATGCCAATCTTTATGCTGAAAAATGGAATTATACGGCTGATCAGGCGTCGCTGCTCATTAAGAAAATTGAAGCCTATGATGCCGAAACATATATCCTCTCCCATCATGCTCGGCCTTGCACGAGACAGGAGATGGAGGCGGAGCTTAAGCTAATGAAAGAATGTGCCAGAACCGTGGTCGAACATCACGGAAACCGAGATTTAATGGAGCAGGAACTGGCTGAAGAATTAAAGCGGGATTTAACGGAGGACGAGCTCGAGACGATTGGCTTTTTCGTGAATGGGTATGTTGAGTGA
- a CDS encoding phospholipase D family protein encodes MTVKTVIIGFLLVLLLYFLYVVVTAVFLFPKAEKEENRPIKHVGAYMGEKESTVDRVLLLEDGYESGLARMRMIQEAQHSIDIAYYAFGKGKSTELIIGALIEAADRGVKVRILLDGISHGLRGQLSSARYALASHENIELRYYETVKPFKPWTWHNRLHDKIITVDGKLGIIGGRNIADKYLASKPPRDFVYDRDVLIFNAKEEKDSVIVEMKEYLNELWNHPYTSDVFSDLSKRQTEKGKRERDALVKQYSLALQTEADFVNPAVDWSKATTPTKKVSFIHNPIERFNKYPFVWRSLLDIAANANQSVFIQSPYIVPADALKEYVPKKMDSKADWTILTNSTASTPNVIAFSGYLELRDSIVETGARLYEYSKPYSLHGKSVVYDQRLSAVGSYNLDSRSAFLNTESMVVIDSEAFAAQLTGAIESKISNSTLVADNKKYIELPEDQKKEESFVKATFINALSKITVYLNRFI; translated from the coding sequence ATGACTGTAAAAACGGTAATAATAGGATTTCTGCTCGTTCTTCTATTATATTTCCTTTATGTAGTGGTGACGGCAGTGTTTCTTTTCCCAAAAGCAGAAAAAGAAGAAAATAGACCGATTAAACATGTGGGTGCATATATGGGTGAGAAGGAATCCACCGTGGATCGTGTCCTGCTTCTCGAAGACGGTTATGAGTCGGGACTCGCTCGAATGCGAATGATCCAGGAAGCCCAGCATTCAATCGATATTGCCTACTATGCTTTTGGAAAAGGCAAATCAACCGAACTTATTATTGGAGCCTTGATCGAAGCGGCCGACAGAGGTGTCAAAGTCCGAATTCTTTTGGATGGAATATCTCATGGACTCAGAGGTCAATTAAGCAGTGCCCGTTATGCATTGGCTTCGCATGAAAACATTGAATTAAGATATTACGAAACCGTTAAGCCATTTAAGCCGTGGACCTGGCATAATCGCCTTCATGACAAAATCATCACTGTAGATGGAAAGTTGGGCATCATCGGAGGGAGAAATATCGCCGATAAGTATTTAGCCAGCAAGCCGCCGAGGGATTTTGTCTATGACAGGGATGTACTCATTTTCAATGCTAAAGAGGAAAAAGATAGTGTAATCGTTGAAATGAAGGAATATTTGAATGAATTATGGAACCATCCGTATACGAGCGATGTCTTTTCAGACCTTTCGAAAAGGCAAACGGAAAAAGGGAAACGTGAAAGAGATGCATTGGTGAAACAATACAGCTTAGCTTTACAAACTGAAGCCGATTTCGTTAATCCAGCCGTCGATTGGAGCAAGGCTACAACACCTACTAAAAAAGTGTCCTTCATTCATAATCCAATCGAACGTTTCAATAAATACCCTTTTGTGTGGAGATCTCTATTGGATATTGCGGCGAATGCCAATCAATCGGTATTTATCCAAAGTCCCTATATTGTTCCTGCGGATGCCTTAAAGGAATATGTACCGAAGAAGATGGATTCAAAGGCTGATTGGACGATACTTACCAACTCGACGGCATCAACCCCGAATGTGATCGCTTTTTCCGGATACTTAGAGCTTAGGGATAGTATCGTTGAGACGGGGGCAAGGCTTTATGAATATTCAAAGCCTTATTCTTTGCATGGTAAATCGGTTGTCTATGATCAACGATTAAGTGCAGTGGGTTCCTACAATTTGGATTCTCGATCTGCCTTTTTAAATACAGAATCGATGGTGGTCATCGATAGTGAAGCATTTGCAGCGCAGTTGACAGGAGCCATCGAGTCGAAAATCTCGAATAGTACACTCGTTGCTGACAATAAAAAATATATAGAACTACCTGAAGATCAGAAAAAGGAAGAGTCTTTTGTTAAAGCCACCTTTATAAATGCCCTCTCGAAAATTACGGTATATTTGAATAGGTTCATTTAA
- a CDS encoding peptidoglycan-binding domain-containing protein — translation MLKKKILVIIPTVALMLAPLGAGTSITHAASKEKIETKAETRPTLRKGSRSSYVRDLQQSLKDVKYNVGVDGIFGTQTQNVVREFQVDHNLSSDGIVGPLTWAALDENKVERKQFTEKDAIALGKKKLGNKIIFSGDGRLLKDGKGKSYYKYKAANKDWIDQGGTGTIGWFHIYKDGRVVEQ, via the coding sequence GTGTTGAAGAAAAAAATATTGGTCATTATTCCAACAGTTGCCCTGATGTTGGCCCCACTAGGAGCGGGAACTTCAATTACCCACGCAGCATCAAAGGAGAAAATCGAAACGAAGGCGGAAACGCGACCGACCCTCAGGAAAGGCTCACGTTCGAGTTATGTAAGAGACTTACAGCAAAGCCTTAAAGATGTTAAATATAATGTAGGCGTTGATGGGATTTTCGGTACCCAAACACAAAATGTGGTAAGGGAGTTTCAAGTGGATCATAACTTGAGTTCAGATGGTATCGTCGGTCCGCTGACATGGGCTGCTTTAGATGAAAATAAGGTGGAAAGAAAACAGTTTACGGAGAAAGACGCGATTGCGTTAGGGAAGAAGAAGCTGGGTAACAAGATCATATTCAGCGGTGATGGCAGATTGCTGAAAGATGGCAAAGGAAAATCATATTACAAATATAAAGCAGCTAATAAAGATTGGATCGATCAAGGCGGCACAGGAACGATTGGGTGGTTCCACATTTATAAAGATGGCCGTGTAGTGGAACAATAA
- a CDS encoding alpha/beta hydrolase: MPMLDVKGISLYYSVKGNGVPIVFIHPPVLTSVNFQYQMEELSEEFKVITFDIRGHGRSQYSRLPVTYPLIIEDIKHLLNHLKIKKAIICGYSTGGSIVLEYLLSCADRSLGGIVIGGMSEVRDKYLKQKISLGISLANKDAVSILALSISWSNSNTEKLFNEMFNEALKGDARNIEQYYHYSLHYNCTHQLEKINLPILLVYGKKDKPLHHYANLLHDKLPCTELKFIDHAKHQIPTKAANDLNESIKRFIHTRTV, translated from the coding sequence ATGCCAATGTTGGATGTAAAAGGTATTAGCTTGTATTATTCTGTTAAGGGAAACGGTGTTCCTATTGTTTTTATTCATCCTCCAGTACTGACAAGTGTGAATTTCCAATACCAAATGGAGGAATTATCCGAAGAGTTCAAAGTTATCACTTTTGATATTAGGGGTCACGGAAGAAGTCAGTATTCAAGACTGCCAGTAACTTATCCCCTGATTATAGAAGATATTAAACATCTATTGAATCATTTAAAAATAAAAAAAGCTATCATATGCGGATACTCGACCGGTGGCTCCATCGTATTGGAATATTTGCTGAGTTGTGCCGATAGGTCTCTAGGAGGAATTGTAATAGGTGGAATGTCAGAAGTGAGGGATAAATATTTAAAGCAAAAGATTTCTTTAGGAATATCACTTGCAAATAAAGACGCGGTTTCAATTCTTGCGCTTTCCATTTCATGGAGTAATTCAAATACCGAAAAGTTGTTCAACGAAATGTTTAATGAAGCCTTAAAGGGAGATGCCAGAAATATCGAGCAGTATTACCATTATAGTTTGCATTATAACTGTACCCACCAGCTAGAGAAAATCAACCTGCCCATTTTACTTGTCTATGGTAAAAAAGATAAACCATTGCATCATTACGCTAATTTATTGCATGACAAATTGCCATGTACAGAATTAAAATTCATTGATCATGCAAAGCATCAGATCCCTACAAAAGCGGCTAATGATTTAAATGAAAGTATAAAGCGTTTTATCCATACACGAACCGTTTGA